One window of the Acaryochloris sp. CCMEE 5410 genome contains the following:
- a CDS encoding efflux RND transporter periplasmic adaptor subunit, with the protein MAQSTPLLPKPAFKLPACKSLRMLGLAVLAVGAVTFGIKTWGTSQTGPAPKQAILPVTTLSLQPSTSYDIQRTYAGEVQANRTSELGFELTGTLIEIAVDEGDWVQQGMLLARLDTRSFAAQRQQLLAQKAQAQAQFRELKTGPRTEEIGAARAAVEDLGQQRLLAEKQSKRRQDLYEQGAISRESFEERYFAAQALKKRQDQARKRLEELLAGTRVEQVESQSAQLAEIDARLKALDIQRSKSVLRAPFTGQVAQRLMDEGVVLNGGQPILRLVETSKIEARIGIPQTMASRMQPGQTYPVQVGNQRYQGQVKTLLPEVDNQSRTVMAVLTLPKDAAVSMGQTAKLVLAQRQTQPGFWLPSTAVIAGERGLWSAYVLKSTDQDQVFSVARRDLEVLHTAGDLIYVRGMLNPQEQVIAKGTHRLAPGQLVTVANAKN; encoded by the coding sequence ATGGCTCAATCTACTCCTCTGTTGCCTAAACCGGCCTTTAAACTGCCTGCTTGTAAATCCCTACGGATGCTGGGTTTAGCCGTGTTGGCTGTTGGAGCAGTCACTTTTGGTATCAAAACGTGGGGGACGTCTCAGACTGGCCCCGCTCCCAAACAAGCCATCTTGCCCGTCACCACCCTGTCCCTGCAGCCTTCAACCTCCTATGACATTCAGCGCACCTATGCCGGGGAAGTGCAAGCCAACCGCACCAGTGAACTGGGGTTTGAACTAACCGGAACCTTGATCGAAATTGCTGTGGATGAAGGGGATTGGGTGCAGCAAGGGATGCTCCTGGCTCGTTTAGATACACGCAGCTTTGCTGCCCAGCGTCAGCAGCTTTTGGCCCAAAAAGCTCAGGCCCAAGCCCAGTTCCGAGAGCTAAAGACGGGACCGAGAACGGAAGAGATCGGCGCTGCGCGGGCGGCAGTGGAGGATTTAGGCCAACAGCGGTTGCTTGCTGAGAAGCAGAGTAAGCGTCGTCAAGACCTGTATGAGCAAGGGGCTATTTCCCGTGAGTCGTTTGAAGAACGATATTTTGCCGCCCAAGCCTTGAAAAAACGCCAGGACCAAGCCCGGAAGCGGTTAGAAGAACTCTTGGCGGGAACGCGGGTGGAACAGGTGGAGTCCCAGTCCGCCCAGCTGGCCGAAATTGATGCCCGTCTAAAAGCCTTAGATATTCAGCGCTCTAAAAGTGTGTTGCGAGCGCCCTTTACGGGACAGGTGGCGCAGCGCCTTATGGATGAAGGGGTGGTCTTAAACGGAGGCCAACCAATTTTGCGGCTGGTGGAAACCTCGAAGATCGAGGCCCGAATTGGCATTCCCCAGACGATGGCGAGTCGGATGCAGCCCGGTCAGACCTACCCAGTGCAAGTAGGCAATCAGCGCTATCAGGGGCAGGTGAAAACCCTGCTGCCGGAGGTGGATAACCAAAGTCGAACGGTGATGGCAGTGTTGACGTTACCCAAGGATGCTGCGGTATCGATGGGACAAACGGCCAAGCTGGTGTTGGCTCAACGGCAAACTCAGCCGGGATTTTGGCTGCCCTCAACGGCGGTGATTGCGGGAGAACGGGGCCTATGGTCGGCCTATGTGTTGAAGTCAACGGACCAAGATCAGGTGTTTAGTGTGGCTCGGCGCGATCTAGAAGTGCTGCATACGGCGGGCGATCTCATCTATGTTCGCGGCATGCTCAATCCTCAAGAGCAAGTGATTGCTAAAGGCACCCACCGTCTGGCTCCTGGCCAATTGGTCACAGTTGCCAACGCCAAAAACTAG
- a CDS encoding efflux RND transporter permease subunit has product MLNLFYRNRQLLILSIALIVVWGLSSFLTLPRLEDPEITPRFATVTTFWPGASAERVESLVSERIETELQEIEEIEEIDSTSSLGVSVVVVELSDAVPDVNPIWAQVRSKVEDTIPDLPPDSLKPEFDQSDLKASALIVALTWDLEGDPNYTILTRVAAGLEDRLRGIPGTDKIEVFGDPQEEILVEINQAELANLGLTPAEVARQLQASDAKVSAGTLRGEADEFLLEVDTQLETLARIKTIPIQLGDAGQVTQLQDIAQVTKGIRTPLDSLTLINGKPGITLSATVESQERVDQWAQLARQQIQDFQANLSDGMSVEVIQEQSQYVRQRLNGVITNLVVSSVLVIGISVVMLGWRAALIVGTALPLVTLAVFGWMQGLGIPLHQMSITGLIIALGLLIDNAIIVVDEVQHRLREGLRGTIAVQETVQHLGIPLLASTLTTVFAFVPIATSKGGTGEFIGTIGLTVILALLSSLAVSLTIIAALTAIIGVGQPATKGPRWLRKGVSSPALSRGFRHLLRLTLAKPILGIGLSLLLPVVGFSQFASLPQQFFPPTNRDQIQIQVEMPTSSTITQTTETVRDLRDRMVAHAEVAEVQWFIGESAPRFFYNINSIRTNVPDFAQGIVQLASTKNLSQTIQSLQVELDAAFPQAQILVKQLEQGPPFGAPIEIEVFGPDMETLRQLGNELRTLLAQEPEVVQTRAVINEALPKLALNVDETQARRVGLSNEAIARQLNAYLDGNTGGSLLESTEDLPVRVRLSDTDRANLSSVTSLELLGSQDGQVPLSAIADINLVPNLATITRRDGQRFNTVEGYLQAGALPDTVLKQFQTRLDQSEFQLPPGYSMTYGGEADARGSAVGNLLATVGLLVILMTATLVLSFNSFLLAGLIALIALLSIGLGAFALWAFQSIFGFTAILGMLGLIGLAINDSIVVLAALREDERACQGSRRAIERVVLSSARHVVATTLTTIVGLVPLMIDETGFWPPLAITIAGGLLGATILALYFVPCIFLLIHRKSRQHQAESVIAISA; this is encoded by the coding sequence ATGTTGAACCTGTTCTACCGCAACCGCCAGTTACTGATTCTATCGATTGCCCTGATTGTAGTTTGGGGCTTGTCCTCTTTTCTGACCTTGCCTCGGTTGGAAGACCCAGAAATTACGCCTCGATTTGCCACGGTAACCACCTTCTGGCCAGGAGCCAGCGCCGAACGGGTAGAGTCGTTAGTCTCAGAACGGATTGAGACAGAGCTACAGGAAATTGAGGAGATTGAAGAAATTGATTCCACCTCCAGTTTGGGGGTGTCCGTGGTGGTGGTGGAACTGAGTGATGCGGTTCCAGATGTCAATCCGATCTGGGCTCAGGTACGCAGCAAGGTGGAAGATACGATTCCAGACCTTCCCCCCGATAGCCTAAAGCCAGAGTTTGACCAGAGTGACCTCAAAGCTTCGGCCTTGATTGTGGCTTTGACCTGGGATTTGGAGGGTGACCCCAACTACACGATTTTGACGCGGGTGGCGGCAGGGCTGGAAGACCGACTGCGCGGCATTCCAGGGACTGACAAGATAGAGGTGTTTGGTGACCCCCAGGAAGAAATTCTGGTGGAGATTAATCAGGCTGAGCTGGCCAATTTGGGGTTAACTCCGGCTGAGGTGGCACGGCAGTTGCAGGCGAGTGATGCCAAGGTTTCAGCGGGGACCTTACGGGGTGAGGCAGATGAGTTTTTGCTGGAAGTGGATACTCAACTGGAAACCCTGGCTCGCATTAAGACGATTCCCATTCAATTGGGCGATGCAGGGCAAGTGACCCAACTGCAGGATATTGCCCAGGTCACCAAAGGCATCCGCACCCCCCTCGATAGCCTTACCCTGATCAACGGCAAGCCAGGCATTACCCTCTCCGCTACGGTGGAATCTCAAGAGCGAGTCGATCAGTGGGCGCAGCTTGCTCGTCAGCAGATCCAAGACTTTCAGGCCAATCTATCGGACGGCATGAGCGTCGAGGTAATCCAAGAACAGAGCCAGTATGTTCGCCAGCGGCTGAACGGCGTGATTACCAATCTGGTGGTGAGTTCGGTCTTGGTAATTGGTATTTCCGTGGTGATGCTGGGTTGGCGGGCGGCTCTGATTGTGGGCACGGCCTTACCCCTAGTGACATTGGCGGTGTTTGGCTGGATGCAGGGACTGGGGATTCCCCTCCATCAGATGTCGATTACGGGCTTGATTATTGCCCTGGGATTGCTGATTGATAACGCCATTATCGTTGTGGATGAAGTCCAGCATCGATTGCGGGAGGGGTTACGGGGGACTATAGCAGTTCAAGAAACCGTTCAACATCTGGGCATTCCACTGCTGGCCTCGACCCTGACCACCGTGTTTGCCTTTGTCCCCATTGCCACGTCCAAAGGCGGCACTGGAGAATTTATCGGCACGATTGGTTTAACGGTTATCCTGGCTCTCTTAAGTTCTCTAGCTGTTTCCCTGACTATCATTGCAGCTCTAACCGCAATTATTGGCGTTGGTCAGCCTGCAACGAAAGGGCCTCGCTGGTTGCGCAAAGGCGTTTCCAGTCCAGCCTTGTCCAGGGGCTTTCGACATCTGCTGCGGCTCACCTTAGCCAAGCCGATTCTGGGGATTGGCCTATCCTTGCTGTTGCCTGTGGTGGGCTTTAGTCAATTTGCCTCCCTACCCCAGCAGTTTTTCCCACCGACTAATCGGGACCAGATCCAAATTCAGGTGGAAATGCCCACCTCGTCCACCATTACCCAAACTACGGAAACCGTGCGTGACCTGCGGGACCGGATGGTAGCCCATGCTGAAGTGGCGGAAGTTCAGTGGTTTATTGGCGAAAGTGCGCCGCGCTTTTTCTACAACATCAATAGCATCCGTACCAATGTCCCGGATTTTGCCCAGGGCATCGTCCAGTTGGCCTCCACTAAAAATCTGAGCCAGACCATTCAGTCCTTACAAGTTGAACTGGATGCCGCTTTTCCTCAAGCTCAAATTTTGGTCAAACAGTTGGAACAAGGTCCCCCCTTTGGCGCGCCTATTGAGATTGAAGTGTTTGGTCCTGATATGGAGACCCTGCGGCAGTTGGGTAATGAACTCCGTACCCTCTTGGCCCAGGAACCCGAGGTGGTGCAAACGCGGGCGGTGATTAATGAAGCCTTGCCGAAGCTGGCCTTAAATGTGGATGAAACCCAGGCTCGACGAGTGGGCTTGAGTAATGAAGCCATTGCCCGTCAGCTTAATGCCTATTTGGATGGCAATACAGGCGGTTCACTTTTAGAATCCACGGAAGATTTGCCCGTGCGGGTGCGCCTGTCCGATACGGATCGGGCGAATTTATCTTCAGTGACGTCTCTAGAGTTGCTGGGGAGTCAAGATGGGCAGGTACCGTTGAGTGCGATCGCAGACATAAATCTAGTGCCCAACCTTGCCACCATTACCCGCCGGGATGGTCAGCGATTCAATACGGTGGAAGGTTATTTGCAAGCAGGAGCCCTACCCGATACGGTGCTCAAGCAGTTCCAGACTCGACTGGATCAAAGTGAGTTTCAACTGCCACCGGGCTATTCCATGACCTATGGCGGTGAAGCGGATGCCCGCGGCAGTGCGGTGGGGAATTTATTAGCCACCGTCGGCTTATTGGTGATTTTGATGACCGCGACCCTGGTTTTGTCTTTTAATTCATTTTTGCTAGCAGGGCTAATTGCTCTGATTGCCCTGCTCAGTATTGGTTTAGGAGCCTTTGCCCTATGGGCATTTCAGTCTATCTTTGGCTTCACCGCGATTTTGGGTATGTTGGGCTTAATTGGTTTAGCGATCAATGATTCGATTGTGGTGTTAGCGGCCCTGCGAGAGGATGAACGGGCCTGTCAGGGATCGCGACGGGCGATTGAGCGGGTAGTATTGTCCTCTGCTCGACATGTGGTGGCGACGACGTTAACGACCATCGTGGGCTTAGTGCCCCTGATGATTGATGAGACGGGATTTTGGCCACCGTTAGCGATTACGATTGCGGGGGGCTTATTGGGGGCCACGATTCTTGCTTTGTATTTTGTGCCCTGTATTTTTCTGCTCATTCATAGAAAATCTCGTCAACATCAAGCTGAGTCAGTAATTGCGATCTCAGCTTAG
- a CDS encoding PadR family transcriptional regulator, whose translation MTLSHTILTVLSEAPHSGYDLSKRFEESVSCFWKASQQQIYRELSKIETQGWVTHELVPQQGKPDKKVYQITEMGKQELLDWYAEPSTPTPIREDLLVKVLAGPYVPRPLLIQQVKARQALHQQQLERYLEKEACFQQLETVEPAMQFRYLTLRRGIRYEQEWIDWCQEVIDTLQSDINLSGLLKRR comes from the coding sequence ATGACCCTTTCCCACACGATTCTGACAGTTCTATCTGAGGCTCCCCACAGCGGCTATGACCTCAGTAAACGCTTTGAGGAATCGGTGAGCTGTTTTTGGAAAGCCAGTCAGCAGCAGATTTATCGAGAGTTATCCAAGATCGAAACCCAAGGCTGGGTAACCCATGAGCTGGTTCCCCAACAGGGCAAGCCCGATAAAAAGGTCTACCAAATTACCGAGATGGGTAAACAAGAGCTACTGGACTGGTATGCAGAGCCTTCCACGCCGACCCCTATCCGAGAAGATTTATTAGTAAAGGTTTTAGCAGGCCCTTACGTTCCCCGTCCACTTTTGATTCAGCAGGTCAAAGCTCGTCAAGCGCTGCATCAGCAACAGTTGGAACGCTATCTAGAAAAGGAAGCCTGTTTTCAACAGTTAGAAACTGTAGAGCCAGCGATGCAATTCCGGTATTTGACTCTCAGACGAGGCATTCGATACGAGCAAGAATGGATTGATTGGTGCCAAGAAGTGATTGATACCTTACAGTCAGATATCAACTTGAGCGGATTACTCAAACGGCGTTAA
- a CDS encoding AAA family ATPase produces MRQDVDQYLSVLIRQKLHLCLSEGWVYGQLQQEFALEQDELEELARRLGFRKGWNPGLKDLLEYQWSKDQETVRTLERIRRKSLVPKPPKCTNRNPLNQKSKHAETSPDQTKKISNQEELQHALNELYALTGLNTVKSTVQELVNIAKVSQMQAKVGIKSPGITRHLVFTGNPGTGKTTVARLLGKIYKHLGVVSKGHFVEVDRSRLVAEYVGQTAPKTTQVIESALGGVLFIDEAYALVADGRGDAFGQEAINTLLKMMEDHRNNLVVVVAGYKEEMSRFIDSNPGLKSRFSRVIHFEDYAPSELADIFKVICEQHGYLLSEQTLKSMRHLIGQYETQIGELGNGRFVRNLFDRCVAMQCSRLAALAKPTKNDLRTFLPADIPTREQLAQSLL; encoded by the coding sequence ATGCGTCAAGATGTCGATCAATATCTTTCTGTTCTTATTCGTCAAAAACTCCACTTATGTCTTTCCGAAGGCTGGGTTTATGGACAATTGCAGCAAGAGTTTGCACTTGAGCAGGATGAATTGGAAGAACTTGCCAGACGCTTGGGATTTCGGAAAGGTTGGAATCCTGGTCTGAAAGACTTACTGGAATACCAATGGTCTAAGGATCAAGAAACCGTTCGGACTTTGGAGAGAATTCGGAGAAAATCTTTAGTCCCTAAACCACCCAAGTGCACAAATCGCAATCCACTCAATCAAAAAAGCAAGCATGCTGAGACTTCGCCTGATCAGACGAAAAAAATTAGTAATCAAGAGGAATTGCAACACGCTCTCAATGAGCTTTATGCCCTAACTGGTTTAAATACGGTTAAATCTACAGTGCAAGAGTTAGTCAACATCGCCAAGGTATCTCAGATGCAGGCGAAAGTGGGTATCAAGTCTCCTGGAATCACAAGACATCTAGTATTCACGGGCAATCCTGGAACGGGCAAAACCACGGTCGCGAGGCTGCTAGGAAAGATTTATAAACATTTGGGTGTGGTGTCAAAAGGACATTTTGTCGAAGTCGATCGAAGTCGTTTAGTCGCTGAATATGTGGGCCAAACAGCGCCTAAAACCACCCAAGTGATCGAATCAGCGCTAGGAGGGGTGCTGTTTATTGATGAGGCCTATGCACTGGTTGCAGATGGCCGTGGAGATGCCTTTGGACAAGAGGCAATCAATACACTCCTCAAGATGATGGAAGACCACAGAAACAACTTGGTGGTGGTGGTTGCAGGCTATAAAGAAGAGATGTCTCGTTTTATTGACTCCAACCCTGGTTTAAAGTCCAGGTTTTCTAGAGTGATCCATTTTGAAGATTATGCCCCATCTGAGTTAGCTGATATTTTTAAAGTGATTTGTGAACAGCATGGCTATCTTCTCTCTGAGCAAACCTTGAAGTCCATGCGCCATTTAATTGGACAATATGAAACCCAAATCGGCGAATTGGGCAATGGCCGATTTGTTAGGAACCTTTTTGATCGTTGTGTTGCCATGCAATGTAGCCGTTTGGCTGCTTTAGCCAAGCCTACTAAGAACGATTTAAGGACGTTTCTGCCTGCTGATATTCCCACCCGTGAGCAGCTTGCTCAGTCTCTTTTATAA
- a CDS encoding chlorophyllase/cutinase-like alpha/beta fold protein: MLTAIQPGTIAIGLSTLFAVGFCHQKAYSKQFDASNVTQDNIYANTKIIEKFNFGSKSDGSFYRHKFTFESNDTSHVMATMNRENPGGNKSKDDIRADIWIESSKQDRLLEISSLPAPLFSEIQKLETVITSSGDAADIFVPRSAKSNPVAKPFPVALMLQGANVDKSHYSEYAKVVASYGFVVVIPNNLRLWPLPPPAPTTTGYYPELKLINEVWNFIKDPAVSPVAEVINPDQLVLLGHSLGGAAGLNAVQGGCSIPKCLYGEFKQPEALVAAVFYGTHLKPYTGGPVPPINNDTIPTALIFGEKDGRSFPEKTKETYQQLGSPTKMLISITGANHFGLTNSNAPNNPGNTPAVVPAIIQDPKVQDIPQSLAIKTIGTWTALFLRATVLEDPMALDVIFSGAGDKVDNNVKVMMQNPSP, encoded by the coding sequence ATGTTAACTGCCATTCAGCCTGGAACCATAGCCATAGGTTTATCAACACTTTTCGCAGTAGGCTTCTGTCATCAGAAAGCCTATTCTAAACAGTTTGATGCTTCTAATGTCACTCAGGACAATATTTATGCCAATACAAAGATTATTGAAAAATTTAACTTTGGTAGTAAAAGTGATGGGTCGTTTTATAGGCATAAATTCACTTTTGAAAGCAATGATACTAGCCATGTAATGGCAACAATGAATAGAGAAAATCCTGGCGGAAATAAGAGTAAAGATGACATCAGAGCTGATATTTGGATAGAGAGTTCTAAGCAAGATAGGTTGCTGGAAATTTCCTCCTTACCTGCCCCCCTCTTCTCTGAGATTCAGAAGTTAGAGACGGTGATTACGTCTAGTGGAGATGCCGCAGATATTTTTGTTCCTCGAAGTGCCAAATCTAATCCGGTTGCCAAGCCTTTTCCGGTGGCGCTGATGCTGCAGGGAGCTAATGTAGACAAATCTCACTACTCCGAATATGCCAAAGTGGTTGCGAGCTATGGCTTTGTAGTTGTCATTCCTAATAACTTAAGACTTTGGCCTTTACCACCTCCTGCGCCAACCACGACAGGGTATTACCCTGAGTTGAAACTAATTAATGAGGTCTGGAATTTCATCAAAGATCCGGCTGTCTCTCCTGTGGCAGAGGTCATCAACCCAGACCAATTGGTACTGCTAGGCCATTCTTTAGGAGGGGCTGCAGGATTAAACGCTGTTCAGGGAGGATGTTCCATTCCCAAATGCCTTTATGGTGAATTCAAGCAGCCAGAAGCATTGGTTGCTGCTGTTTTCTATGGCACTCACCTTAAACCCTATACAGGTGGCCCTGTTCCCCCCATTAATAACGACACGATACCCACAGCTTTAATCTTTGGTGAAAAAGATGGGCGATCGTTTCCTGAGAAAACGAAAGAAACCTATCAGCAGTTGGGGAGTCCGACGAAGATGCTGATATCTATCACGGGAGCCAACCATTTTGGCCTCACGAATAGCAATGCACCTAATAACCCAGGCAATACGCCTGCTGTGGTTCCAGCTATTATCCAGGATCCTAAGGTGCAAGATATTCCTCAATCGTTGGCGATCAAAACGATTGGAACTTGGACAGCATTATTCCTCAGGGCGACAGTTCTTGAAGATCCAATGGCCTTGGATGTGATCTTCAGTGGCGCTGGAGATAAAGTAGATAACAATGTCAAGGTCATGATGCAGAATCCGTCGCCGTAG